One segment of Anopheles stephensi strain Indian chromosome 3, UCI_ANSTEP_V1.0, whole genome shotgun sequence DNA contains the following:
- the LOC118508874 gene encoding protein brown: MSKSKPDLSKPNGAVLLEWKNLTVSVRPSSDRQGASANQWHGRPGHQQKREITLLRNACGAVRSDNLVAIMGPSGAGKTTLLAAISMRITGTTTVHGKVLINGLYVTRTQMKQLTGFVPQYEIALQTLTVAEHLTFVARLKNVGSTAVLRIVSELGLQGCWGTRIAQLSGGERRKVNLAGELLTEPEILFCDEPTTGLDSFNAASVMKTLQGLCANGRRAVICTIHDPPSQVFQCFSDVILLQDGGTVFYQGPTADRIDFFNSIGKQLPASGNPADFYFQLVSPAASTFEASEAEEAIHRYEIVRKACRENIARKCLMTRYHQVKIIQKLANDKHRVSRAKQLMILLHRTALDSFRKVREYLTVTAIFLFTSVVIASLYYEVRPTSQTSIQDIRGALFLMISELVYTISYGVFYTFPSEMPLIRREVGEKTYNLSVYYVHKVLYSVPRAFFESFLFIGVVYTFVGFTTDVLTYCCMSLVASGASILAMAYGYLLSCTTGTMNMAIETSNIVFLAFMLLGGLYLNLRAFPLLKYLSFFFFASEGVSVYYWLPVESIPCNDSPNGNETITCLANGKAVLEDAGYATSYEALHVNYLVLMVQIVLVHLVSYVLLRKFVRKAGFY, translated from the exons ATGAGTAAAAGCAAACCAGATCTCAGCAAGCCCAATGGAGCAGTTTTGCTTGAATGGAAAAACCTGACCGTCAGCGTGCGGCCCTCCTCCGACCGACAGGGAGCATCCGCAAACCAGTGGCACGGTCGGCCAGGACATCAGCAGAAGCGGGAGATCACTCTACTTCGAAATG CCTGCGGAGCCGTACGATCCGACAATTTAGTGGCCATCATGGGTCCAAG TGGTGCTGGCAAAACAACGCTACTTGCAGCCATCTCGATGCGTATTACCGGCACAACCACCGTCCACGGGAAGGTGCTTATCAACGGGCTGTATGTGACCAGGACGCAGATGAAACAGCTGACCGGATTCGTGCCGCAGTACGAAATCGCCCTACAAACGCTGACCGTTGCCGAGCATCTAACCTTTGTG GCTAGACTTAAAAATGTCGGATCTACCGCTGTGCTGCGCATCGTCAGCGAGCTCGGCCTACAGGGCTGCTGGGGGACGCGAATTGCTCAACTGTCGGGCGGTGAGCGAAGGAAGGTAAATTTGGCCGGCGAGTTGCTGACCGAGCCGGAGATTCTCTTCTGCGACGAGCCAACGACCGGATTGGATAGCTTCAATGCTGCCTCGGTAATGAAAACACTGCAGGGTCTGTGTGCCAACGGTCGACGCGCAGTCATTTGCACGATCCACGACCCTCCATCGCAAGTGTTTCAGTGCTTTAGCGACGTTATCCTGCTGCAAGATGGCGGAACCGTCTTCTATCAGGGACCAACAGCTGATCGGATAGATTTTTTCAATTC CATCGGTAAGCAACTGCCGGCGAGTGGCAATCCTGCCGACTTCTACTTCCAGCTCGTGAGCCCCGCTGCAAGTACGTTCGAGGCCAGTGAAGCAGAAGAAGCCATCCATCGGTACGAGATCGTGCGCAAGGCTTGTCGGGAAAATATCGCCCGCAAGTGTCTGATGACCCGGTACCACCAGGTAAAGATTATCCAGAAGTTGGCCAACGATAAACACCGCGTGTCCCGGGCAAAACAGCTGATGATACTGCTCCATCGGACGGCTCTCGACAGTTTCCGAAAGGTGCGCGAGTATCTTACTGTGACAGCTATATTTCTG TTTACCAGCGTTGTGATAGCGTCGTTGTACTACGAAGTACGTCCAACGTCACAAACATCGATCCAGGATATACGGGGAGCACTGTTTCTGATGATAAGCGAACTGGTCTACACGATTAGCTACGGTGTGTTCTACACATTCCCTTCCGAGATGCCCTTGATCCGTCGGGAGGTCGGCGAAAAGACTTACAACCTGTCCGTGTACTACGTTCACAAAGTCTTGTACAGCGTACCGAGAGCATTCTTCGAATCCTTCCTGTTCATTGGCGTGGTGTACACGTTCGTCGGGTTCACGACGGATGTACTCACGTACTGCTGCATGTCACTAGTGGCCAGTGGTGCGAGTATCCTTGCGATGGCCTACG GCTATCTACTTTCCTGCACCACTGGCACCATGAACATGGCCATCGAGACAAGCAATATCGTGTTTCTGGCCTTCATGCTACTTGGCGGTCTCTACCTTAACCTGCGAGCCTTCCCGCTGCTAAAgtatctctcatttttcttcttcgccagCGAGGGAGTTTCCGTGTACTACTGGCTTCCGGTGGAATCGATCCCTTGCAATGATTCGCCGAACGGCAACGAGACGATCACCTGCCTAGCGAACGGGAAAGCTGTCCTAGAAGACGCTGGATACGCGACCTCTTACGAGGCACTCCACGTAAACTATCTTGTCCTGATGGTCCAAATTGTGCTGGTACATCTGGTGTCGTACGTGTTGCTGCGGAAGTTTGTCCGCAAGGCTGGATTCTACTAA